A part of Armatimonadota bacterium genomic DNA contains:
- a CDS encoding nicotinamide mononucleotide transporter — MRLSRAAWAATALFVLVCALAGYMVVAKISQRVEAVAFVTGALCVWLVVKDHIWNWPIGLVNSAASVVVFWQAKLYGDGVLNVIYFVLGVYGWYWWLYGGEDKSKLTILKSPRGETMAVIAVSVVATGGLTAWLAHVHDAAPFIDAATTVFSLAAQYLLTRKYVENWLFWIAVDIVYVPLYWWRGLYLMAVLYAVFLGMAVTGYIEWRRKFEARGTDDVPPADGPLS, encoded by the coding sequence ATGCGACTCTCGCGAGCGGCCTGGGCGGCCACGGCCCTGTTCGTCCTCGTGTGCGCCCTTGCGGGTTACATGGTCGTCGCAAAGATCTCTCAACGGGTCGAGGCGGTCGCCTTCGTCACGGGCGCCTTGTGCGTCTGGCTCGTGGTCAAAGACCACATTTGGAACTGGCCGATCGGGCTCGTGAACTCGGCGGCGAGCGTGGTCGTGTTCTGGCAGGCGAAGCTTTATGGCGACGGCGTCTTGAACGTGATCTACTTCGTGCTCGGGGTCTACGGTTGGTACTGGTGGCTCTACGGCGGCGAGGACAAGTCCAAGTTGACCATCCTGAAGTCCCCCCGGGGCGAAACGATGGCCGTCATCGCGGTCTCGGTGGTCGCGACGGGCGGCCTGACGGCCTGGCTGGCGCACGTCCATGACGCGGCTCCGTTCATCGACGCCGCCACCACGGTCTTTAGCCTCGCCGCGCAGTATCTGTTGACCCGGAAGTACGTCGAGAACTGGCTGTTCTGGATCGCGGTCGACATCGTCTACGTGCCCTTGTACTGGTGGCGGGGCCTCTACCTGATGGCGGTCCTTTATGCCGTGTTCCTCGGGATGGCCGTCACGGGGTACATTGAGTGGCGGCGCAAGTTCGAAGCGCGAGGGACCGACGACGTTCCGCCGGCCGATGGGCCACTCTCCTGA
- a CDS encoding FAD-dependent thymidylate synthase — protein sequence MEPRLAFEDMNVTSVSLRPTPAAEAAGRPSLTPELLAASGARYSRNNEGLEAILSKIDPTNLDKSVDSIFRMIDYGHQSIADMVPVAVFVDGVSMLLAYRIWSWCPTAGGQESSTRYIRIGPEGLMEPHELGVPPSKHDTWRRSMAAAFEAYEKSVTFWTRLGERDPALMRLPSALIEDTSEKAVRQVARMRRNYAFDRARCFLPLAARTNVMLVMSARAWVQLCQRLHAEGTPEATRLAQSLQGELLYSAPRLMKHAEAKPSFDAGQAAERSAWRETASALSGSRPTGEACPRASVTVMAPNGVTDADIAASLSFHDNRYGFMGEAAARTMVRFGWDAVAMGEIRDLNRHRTGTKHCPLVPQGFYAALDQVPDPSLDPEIPVWVGDDATAATLDALCDGDAGSAAWSLLGTQFPFEHSTTLDKFAYEAELRTGTGAHYRYAKHLSDAVAELAKTFPLSAAKIALGTAEPE from the coding sequence ATGGAACCCCGTCTGGCCTTTGAAGACATGAACGTCACGAGCGTCTCCCTCCGACCGACACCGGCCGCCGAAGCTGCGGGACGCCCGTCGTTGACGCCCGAACTCTTGGCCGCGTCCGGAGCGCGCTATTCGCGGAACAACGAAGGGCTAGAGGCGATCCTTTCCAAGATAGATCCTACCAACCTGGACAAATCGGTCGATTCCATCTTCCGGATGATCGACTACGGACACCAGTCCATCGCCGACATGGTGCCCGTCGCCGTGTTCGTGGACGGCGTCTCCATGCTCCTCGCCTATCGCATCTGGAGTTGGTGTCCGACAGCCGGCGGCCAAGAGAGCTCCACGCGCTACATCCGGATCGGTCCTGAAGGGTTGATGGAGCCGCACGAACTCGGCGTGCCCCCTTCGAAGCACGACACATGGAGGCGGTCGATGGCCGCCGCGTTCGAAGCCTACGAGAAGTCCGTCACGTTCTGGACGCGACTGGGAGAACGCGACCCGGCCCTGATGCGGTTGCCGTCGGCGCTGATCGAGGACACGTCGGAGAAGGCGGTCAGACAGGTCGCACGGATGCGGCGGAACTACGCGTTCGACCGGGCCCGCTGTTTCTTGCCTTTGGCCGCGCGGACGAACGTCATGCTCGTCATGTCGGCCCGCGCGTGGGTCCAGCTGTGCCAGCGGCTTCACGCTGAGGGCACGCCGGAGGCGACGCGGTTGGCCCAGAGCCTCCAGGGCGAACTGCTCTATTCCGCGCCGCGACTCATGAAGCACGCCGAGGCCAAGCCCTCGTTCGATGCGGGGCAAGCCGCCGAACGGAGCGCGTGGCGAGAGACGGCGTCGGCCCTGTCCGGCTCCCGGCCGACGGGCGAGGCGTGCCCGAGGGCTTCGGTCACCGTCATGGCGCCGAACGGGGTCACGGACGCCGACATCGCCGCGTCCCTGTCCTTCCACGACAATAGGTATGGATTCATGGGCGAGGCGGCGGCGAGGACGATGGTCCGGTTCGGTTGGGACGCCGTCGCGATGGGCGAGATCCGAGACCTGAACCGTCACCGGACAGGCACGAAACACTGTCCGCTCGTCCCTCAAGGCTTCTACGCCGCGCTCGACCAAGTGCCCGATCCGTCGCTCGACCCCGAAATCCCGGTCTGGGTCGGAGACGACGCGACGGCTGCGACGCTCGACGCCTTGTGCGACGGCGATGCCGGGTCGGCGGCCTGGTCGCTCCTCGGCACGCAGTTCCCCTTCGAGCATTCGACCACACTCGACAAGTTCGCCTACGAAGCGGAGCTAAGGACCGGGACCGGGGCGCACTACCGTTATGCGAAGCACTTGTCCGACGCCGTCGCCGAGTTAGCGAAGACTTTCCCCCTATCGGCTGCCAAAATCGCGCTCGGTACCGCCGAGCCTGAATGA
- a CDS encoding DUF2330 domain-containing protein, whose product MRNVTLRTALTFAAATSGVLARPCICVYEAGSWAAVSDETSLLVWDEKNKTEHLVRAVSFQSKAKDFGFLIPTPTVPEIKDADAAVFDTLGRIEHESYASRNLDSKEAAGAEVLAVQKAAGLIATTLRADSGRALEDWMKSNGYPVTGDVKAWAKPYLDKKWPMTTFKVDPDAGSKDSPTRALRMSFKAEQPFYPYRGYQVDSSTDKAPERRLKLYVLSRVAMEGVFGAGDWSPRHRDAIPERLSEKDRAEIERLSSLPAGSLAGLTTLTVFDDSVPASKRTSDLTFRHDRASEAGRTMAGVLTVGGFFGGGLVLLTLSRRRRRLSLVPVTGI is encoded by the coding sequence ATGCGAAACGTCACCCTCCGCACAGCATTGACCTTCGCCGCTGCGACGTCCGGCGTCCTCGCCCGACCTTGCATCTGTGTGTACGAGGCGGGTTCGTGGGCGGCCGTCTCGGACGAGACGTCGCTTCTCGTCTGGGACGAGAAGAACAAGACGGAACACCTCGTCCGGGCCGTGAGCTTCCAGTCCAAAGCCAAGGACTTCGGGTTCCTCATCCCGACCCCGACCGTGCCGGAGATCAAAGACGCCGACGCCGCGGTCTTCGACACGCTGGGACGGATCGAACACGAAAGCTACGCGTCACGAAACTTGGACTCGAAAGAGGCGGCAGGGGCAGAAGTGTTGGCCGTACAAAAGGCGGCCGGCCTCATTGCGACGACGTTGCGGGCGGACTCGGGAAGGGCCCTCGAAGACTGGATGAAGTCGAACGGCTATCCCGTCACTGGTGACGTGAAGGCATGGGCGAAGCCGTACCTGGACAAAAAGTGGCCGATGACCACGTTCAAGGTCGACCCTGATGCCGGATCGAAGGACTCGCCGACGCGCGCGCTTCGGATGAGCTTTAAGGCCGAGCAGCCTTTCTATCCCTATCGTGGATATCAGGTGGATTCCTCGACGGACAAGGCCCCGGAGCGGCGCCTCAAGCTCTACGTCCTGTCCCGTGTCGCGATGGAAGGCGTTTTCGGGGCCGGCGATTGGTCGCCCCGGCACCGGGACGCGATCCCGGAACGACTCTCGGAGAAGGACCGGGCCGAGATCGAGAGACTCTCTTCTTTGCCTGCGGGGTCGCTCGCGGGCCTGACGACCCTGACCGTTTTCGACGACAGCGTGCCCGCATCCAAGCGGACCTCCGACCTCACGTTCCGGCATGACCGGGCTTCCGAAGCCGGCCGAACGATGGCGGGCGTCCTGACCGTCGGCGGTTTTTTCGGCGGAGGTCTTGTCCTCTTGACACTGTCGCGGCGACGCCGTAGGCTGTCGCTCGTCCCCGTTACTGGGATCTGA
- a CDS encoding DUF1579 family protein, with protein sequence MRRFLLLTAAAVAVSARAQDDMMKMMEAAAKPGEFHQLIGKMAGDWTVEVQYKMGEMEGKSTAECHAEWILDGRFLSKKYSSEMMGQPFTVLQTVGYDTLRKEVFEWQIESNNTGRLETKGKVSDDKKTVTCTGDALDPMTMKPAKLKTVTKFVDDDTYVIEWWMKVGDAEETKQVTLTHKRKK encoded by the coding sequence ATGCGAAGGTTCCTGCTCCTCACGGCTGCCGCCGTCGCGGTTTCGGCCCGCGCCCAAGACGACATGATGAAGATGATGGAAGCGGCGGCCAAGCCGGGCGAGTTCCATCAATTGATCGGAAAGATGGCGGGCGACTGGACGGTCGAGGTCCAGTACAAGATGGGCGAAATGGAGGGCAAGAGCACGGCCGAATGCCATGCGGAGTGGATCCTCGACGGCCGGTTCCTTTCGAAGAAGTACTCCAGCGAAATGATGGGACAACCCTTCACCGTGCTCCAAACGGTCGGCTACGACACCTTGCGCAAAGAGGTGTTCGAGTGGCAGATCGAGAGCAACAACACGGGCCGGCTCGAGACCAAGGGCAAAGTCAGCGACGACAAGAAGACGGTCACGTGCACGGGCGACGCCCTGGATCCGATGACGATGAAGCCCGCCAAGCTCAAGACCGTGACGAAGTTCGTGGACGACGACACCTACGTCATCGAGTGGTGGATGAAGGTGGGCGATGCCGAGGAGACGAAGCAGGTCACGCTCACCCACAAGCGAAAGAAGTAA
- a CDS encoding nucleotidyltransferase domain-containing protein, giving the protein MEPVDEQKKHAIQDALHQVSQEHGVRILYACESGSRAWGFASPDSDYDVRFVYVHPIDWYLSVEQGRDVIERMLPGDIDLAGWELRKTLGLLRKSNPPLFEWTRCPLVYHRDDDLWPGFLAVAEAYYSPDRCFFHYLSMAQGNLKDYLLGPDVQLKKYLYVLRPLFACLWLERQLSGETRPCPVPMEFDALRHGLTLSDGLQSAVDDLLLRKVAGLEKETSPRIEPISAFIETELPRLAGVAVRPGPLPDTSPLDGFLRSAIMSASQVTTVS; this is encoded by the coding sequence GTGGAACCCGTCGACGAGCAAAAGAAGCACGCGATCCAGGACGCGTTGCACCAGGTCTCGCAGGAGCACGGCGTCCGGATCCTCTATGCGTGCGAGTCCGGGAGCCGGGCTTGGGGGTTCGCCTCGCCGGACAGCGATTACGACGTCCGGTTCGTTTACGTGCATCCCATCGATTGGTACCTCTCGGTGGAGCAGGGACGGGACGTGATCGAGAGGATGCTTCCCGGAGACATCGATCTGGCGGGATGGGAGTTGCGGAAGACCCTGGGCCTCTTGAGAAAGTCCAACCCGCCCTTGTTCGAGTGGACGCGCTGTCCCCTCGTCTATCACCGGGACGACGACCTTTGGCCGGGTTTCCTAGCGGTGGCCGAAGCCTATTATTCCCCCGATCGGTGCTTCTTTCACTACCTCAGCATGGCCCAAGGGAACCTGAAAGACTATCTGCTCGGTCCGGACGTGCAGCTCAAGAAGTACTTGTACGTCCTTCGACCCTTGTTCGCTTGCCTCTGGCTCGAGCGACAGCTCTCGGGAGAGACACGACCATGCCCTGTTCCGATGGAGTTCGACGCGCTCCGCCATGGCCTGACGTTGAGCGACGGCCTGCAGTCGGCGGTCGACGACCTCCTTCTGCGCAAAGTCGCAGGCCTGGAAAAGGAAACGTCGCCAAGGATCGAACCGATCAGCGCGTTCATCGAGACCGAACTTCCGCGTCTGGCCGGTGTCGCCGTGCGTCCCGGGCCGCTTCCGGACACAAGTCCATTGGACGGCTTTCTCCGGTCCGCGATCATGTCGGCGTCACAGGTCACAACGGTTTCTTGA
- a CDS encoding alkaline phosphatase family protein codes for MRLALLALLAATSVVSHSQTAFGPNPPRLTVVISIDQFRNDYTERFAPYFLPATSGSTVGGFNYLLQGGAVYRDAHHGHVPTETGPGHATLLTGSEPSLNGIVANAWIDPLAIDWASGKRPSSVYCASDPDTGEVNGGGKMSPRNLKVTTVGDELKLATAGKAKVVGIAFKDRASIFMAGHAADTVIWTNGNGGWASSTHYCPNGKLPGWVEKLNADKPFDAFVGKDWEPLLAADAYGTTRKAPAEKDPPVGKVFSHGLGKEANKAYYGAVATSGFGNDIVGATVERALDAESLGQDDVPDLLVINLSSNDYVGHRFGPNSPEVMDTTVRTDRMLSKLFNAINAKVKGGLRETVIVITADHGVVPIPEESAKEAHTEAARHSESAVEKAVEAALAARFGAGDWCVASMPHMYLNRPLIASKNLDPTTVQRAAAEAAMTVPGVYGAVAAGDVWTGRVPQVPWGQLVSNSYNPRLSGDVLVFESPGAYFGGGTGTGHGSPWNYDTHVPILMRGKGIEKGKHSERVFTNAIAPTLSHLLGVEYPTGCMGTVLPGALKE; via the coding sequence ATGCGCCTCGCCTTGCTCGCCCTCTTGGCCGCGACGTCCGTCGTCTCGCATTCCCAGACAGCGTTCGGCCCGAACCCGCCCCGGTTGACCGTCGTCATCAGCATCGACCAGTTCCGGAACGATTACACCGAGCGGTTCGCACCCTACTTCCTTCCCGCGACGAGCGGCTCGACGGTCGGCGGGTTCAACTACCTGCTGCAAGGCGGTGCGGTCTATCGGGACGCCCACCACGGTCACGTTCCCACCGAAACCGGGCCGGGCCACGCGACGCTTTTGACCGGTAGTGAACCGAGCCTCAACGGCATCGTCGCCAATGCGTGGATCGACCCCCTCGCCATCGATTGGGCCTCGGGCAAGCGGCCGTCGAGCGTCTATTGCGCCTCCGACCCTGATACGGGCGAGGTCAACGGCGGCGGAAAGATGAGCCCACGGAACCTCAAGGTCACGACGGTCGGCGACGAACTCAAGCTTGCGACCGCAGGCAAGGCGAAGGTCGTCGGCATCGCCTTCAAGGACCGCGCCTCGATCTTCATGGCGGGCCACGCCGCCGACACCGTCATCTGGACGAACGGTAACGGCGGATGGGCGAGTTCCACCCACTACTGCCCGAACGGCAAGCTCCCGGGTTGGGTGGAGAAGCTGAACGCGGACAAGCCGTTCGACGCGTTCGTCGGCAAAGACTGGGAGCCGTTGCTCGCGGCGGACGCGTACGGGACCACCCGCAAGGCCCCCGCCGAGAAAGACCCGCCCGTGGGAAAGGTGTTCTCCCATGGGCTCGGAAAGGAAGCGAACAAGGCGTATTACGGAGCCGTCGCGACCAGCGGCTTCGGCAACGACATCGTCGGAGCCACGGTCGAACGCGCGCTCGACGCCGAATCGCTCGGACAGGACGACGTGCCCGACCTCCTCGTGATCAACCTGTCGTCGAACGACTACGTCGGCCACCGGTTCGGGCCGAACAGCCCGGAAGTCATGGACACGACCGTGCGGACGGACCGCATGCTGAGCAAACTGTTCAACGCGATCAACGCCAAGGTCAAGGGCGGGCTGCGCGAGACGGTGATCGTGATCACGGCGGACCACGGGGTCGTGCCCATCCCCGAAGAGTCGGCCAAGGAAGCGCACACGGAAGCCGCGCGCCACAGCGAATCTGCCGTCGAAAAAGCGGTCGAAGCCGCGCTCGCCGCGAGATTCGGAGCGGGGGACTGGTGCGTCGCATCGATGCCGCACATGTATCTCAACCGCCCCCTTATCGCTTCGAAAAACCTCGACCCGACCACGGTCCAAAGGGCGGCCGCCGAAGCCGCGATGACCGTTCCCGGAGTCTACGGAGCGGTCGCGGCGGGCGACGTGTGGACGGGCCGCGTGCCTCAGGTCCCTTGGGGCCAGCTCGTCTCGAACTCTTACAACCCGCGTCTGAGCGGCGACGTCCTCGTGTTCGAGTCACCCGGCGCCTACTTCGGCGGCGGGACGGGCACGGGCCACGGCTCGCCGTGGAACTACGACACACACGTGCCGATCCTCATGCGCGGCAAGGGGATCGAGAAGGGCAAGCACTCGGAGCGCGTCTTCACGAACGCGATCGCCCCGACGTTGTCCCATCTGCTCGGCGTGGAATATCCGACCGGCTGTATGGGCACGGTCCTTCCGGGCGCGCTCAAGGAGTAG
- a CDS encoding Uma2 family endonuclease has protein sequence MTIKLLEDAEQLGIKLEIVGDTPTWEAFPMLRHQGLIYKIESSIRTSGGHDRGCGCFHYSDVFVQFADGSVKRPDISVFCQEPLEKDSPVTMMPDAVVEVLSRGYKGKDLKVGVPFYLRQGVKDVVVVDPRSGRVLHFAGDERRELQAPVTLELACGCRFDVPAPTP, from the coding sequence CTGACCATCAAGCTCCTCGAAGACGCGGAGCAGCTTGGCATCAAATTGGAGATCGTGGGTGACACACCGACGTGGGAGGCGTTCCCGATGCTGCGCCACCAAGGGCTGATCTACAAGATCGAATCGAGCATCCGGACTTCAGGCGGGCACGACCGCGGTTGCGGATGCTTTCATTACTCGGACGTCTTCGTCCAATTCGCCGACGGGTCGGTCAAGCGGCCGGACATCTCCGTCTTCTGCCAAGAACCGCTGGAAAAGGACAGCCCGGTCACGATGATGCCCGACGCAGTGGTCGAAGTCCTCAGTCGCGGATACAAAGGGAAAGACCTCAAGGTCGGTGTACCCTTCTACCTGCGTCAAGGGGTCAAGGACGTGGTGGTCGTCGATCCGAGGTCGGGACGAGTCCTTCATTTTGCGGGCGACGAGAGGCGCGAGCTCCAGGCGCCTGTGACGCTGGAGCTCGCTTGCGGCTGCCGTTTCGACGTGCCCGCGCCTACTCCTTGA
- a CDS encoding DinB family protein, with the protein MHSLHELVLGRLATVRKDLDAIISRLDDGLLDWAPREGMRTVRGQLVEIGATEIQDQHLLRGHTHVEYPEAEAQLGDSSTVEALRQGLKKVRHDTVVMIEAWTEDDLAEEIAVPHGWFESLGLHEVPRAEVFRSIALHEWYHTGQLVSYLWARGDDPYKW; encoded by the coding sequence ATGCATTCCCTTCACGAACTCGTCCTCGGCCGTTTGGCCACCGTCCGCAAGGACCTCGACGCCATCATCTCGCGCCTCGACGACGGCTTGCTCGACTGGGCGCCGCGCGAGGGCATGCGCACGGTCAGGGGCCAACTGGTGGAGATCGGCGCGACCGAGATCCAAGACCAGCACCTCTTGCGCGGCCACACCCATGTCGAATACCCGGAAGCCGAGGCTCAACTCGGCGATTCCTCGACCGTCGAAGCCCTCCGCCAAGGCCTCAAAAAGGTGCGTCACGACACCGTGGTCATGATCGAAGCTTGGACCGAGGACGACCTCGCCGAGGAGATCGCCGTCCCCCACGGTTGGTTCGAGTCGCTCGGGCTCCACGAGGTGCCACGCGCGGAGGTGTTCCGTAGCATCGCCTTACACGAGTGGTATCACACCGGGCAGTTGGTGTCGTATCTCTGGGCGCGCGGCGACGATCCCTACAAGTGGTGA
- a CDS encoding SPFH domain-containing protein — translation MGIFDKIRGEFIDIIEWTDDSTDTMVYRFERQGNEIKNGAKLTVRESQVAVFVDEGRIADVFQPGMYTLETENLPILSTLKGWKYGFNSPFKAEVYFVNTKRFTDQKWGTMNPIMMRDADFGMVRVRAFGTYSLRVKDAATFLKEVVGTNWEFTVDDINTQLRNFIVSDFAEALAETKIPVLDLYSKYDDMGGFLTGRIQPKFEEHGLELLNLMIENVSVPPEVEQAIDTRSKIGAMGGVMNEYMQMQAGEAMVKGAENPGGMGGIGAQIAAGQIMGQMVQNMGQQQQQQAPAGGTPPPMPQAKPYHVAVNGQQQGPFDRAALQSMAASGQLTRDTLVWTGGMAEWTKAGDVADLSDVFGSVPPPMPSQ, via the coding sequence ATGGGAATCTTCGACAAGATCCGCGGCGAGTTCATCGACATCATCGAGTGGACCGACGACTCCACGGACACGATGGTCTACCGCTTCGAGCGGCAAGGCAACGAGATCAAGAACGGCGCGAAGCTGACCGTGCGCGAGTCGCAGGTCGCGGTCTTCGTCGACGAGGGCCGCATCGCGGACGTGTTCCAGCCGGGCATGTACACGCTCGAGACCGAGAACCTCCCGATCCTCTCGACCCTCAAGGGCTGGAAGTACGGCTTCAACAGCCCGTTCAAGGCGGAGGTCTACTTCGTGAACACGAAGCGGTTCACCGACCAGAAGTGGGGCACGATGAACCCGATCATGATGCGCGACGCCGACTTCGGCATGGTGCGAGTCCGGGCGTTCGGCACCTATTCCCTGCGCGTCAAAGACGCGGCCACGTTCCTGAAAGAGGTCGTCGGCACGAACTGGGAGTTCACGGTCGACGACATCAACACCCAGCTCCGCAACTTCATCGTGAGCGACTTCGCCGAAGCGCTCGCCGAGACGAAGATCCCCGTCCTCGACCTTTACAGCAAGTACGACGACATGGGCGGCTTCCTGACGGGGCGCATCCAGCCGAAGTTCGAGGAACACGGCCTGGAGCTGCTGAACCTGATGATCGAGAACGTCTCGGTCCCGCCGGAGGTCGAGCAGGCGATCGACACGCGCAGCAAGATCGGCGCGATGGGCGGCGTGATGAACGAATACATGCAGATGCAGGCGGGCGAGGCGATGGTCAAGGGCGCCGAGAACCCGGGCGGCATGGGCGGGATCGGCGCGCAGATCGCGGCGGGCCAGATCATGGGGCAGATGGTGCAGAACATGGGCCAGCAACAGCAGCAGCAGGCTCCGGCCGGGGGCACGCCGCCTCCGATGCCTCAAGCCAAGCCGTACCACGTCGCCGTGAACGGTCAACAGCAAGGCCCGTTCGACCGGGCCGCGCTGCAGTCCATGGCCGCGAGCGGTCAGTTGACGCGCGACACGCTGGTCTGGACGGGCGGCATGGCCGAATGGACGAAAGCGGGCGACGTCGCCGACCTGAGCGACGTCTTCGGCAGCGTCCCGCCTCCGATGCCTTCGCAGTGA